Proteins from a single region of Pseudomonas ekonensis:
- a CDS encoding MFS transporter: MPHATPKVPGRLFGLFCLASYLLSLSYGATFLLSLLIGSRGGNEHDAGSVISAAMLSTFAAVLVSGHLSDWLGAPRSIALFGLLLAAASLGFALTPGFGSLLLFFGLLLGLGWGVFYTLGPIIVASLVSPTQRAKYFALLSGSMMTGIGSGPLLGRAATALGWPVTSAFFIAAAASLMGAGLFWRLGARLTGAQATSAARISWRATAQVLGSRAVLPIIMVGLGGAVFGGLSSFQTSYAAGRSLDYSLFFIGFMSAAISSRLLIAGFVVKRDPLRASCLLSGLMLGSIVLFAFGVHSGAGYLLAALMLGVGYGLTYSVINGLAANEAPPGTMPQALLLFSLAYFIGVFGFPLLAGKIIVERGMPALLLTVLAVAAQNWLITVARLLWRRSRERAAQAA, encoded by the coding sequence ATGCCTCACGCAACACCCAAGGTTCCGGGCAGGCTGTTCGGCCTGTTTTGCCTGGCCAGCTATCTGCTGTCGCTGTCTTACGGCGCGACGTTTCTGCTGTCGCTGCTGATCGGCTCCCGGGGCGGCAACGAACACGACGCCGGAAGCGTGATCAGCGCAGCGATGCTCAGCACCTTTGCGGCGGTGCTGGTGTCCGGGCACCTGTCCGACTGGCTGGGCGCGCCGCGCTCGATTGCGCTGTTCGGCCTGCTGCTGGCGGCGGCGAGCCTGGGGTTTGCGCTGACGCCGGGGTTCGGTTCGCTGCTGCTGTTTTTCGGCCTGTTGCTGGGACTGGGCTGGGGCGTGTTCTACACGCTGGGGCCGATCATCGTCGCCAGCCTGGTGAGCCCGACGCAGCGGGCGAAGTACTTTGCCCTGCTGTCCGGCAGCATGATGACCGGGATCGGCAGCGGCCCGTTGCTCGGCCGTGCGGCCACCGCGCTGGGTTGGCCGGTGACGTCGGCGTTCTTCATCGCGGCGGCGGCGAGCCTGATGGGCGCAGGGCTGTTCTGGCGCCTCGGCGCACGGCTCACAGGCGCCCAGGCGACATCGGCCGCGCGCATTTCCTGGCGTGCCACGGCACAGGTGCTGGGGTCCCGGGCGGTGCTGCCGATCATCATGGTCGGCCTCGGCGGCGCGGTGTTCGGCGGCCTGTCGAGCTTCCAGACCAGCTACGCCGCCGGCCGCTCGCTGGATTACTCGCTGTTCTTCATCGGTTTCATGAGTGCGGCCATCAGCAGCCGTCTGCTGATCGCGGGGTTCGTGGTCAAGCGCGATCCGCTGCGGGCGTCGTGCCTGTTGTCGGGACTGATGCTGGGCTCGATCGTGTTGTTCGCCTTCGGTGTGCACAGCGGCGCCGGTTACCTGCTGGCGGCGCTGATGCTGGGCGTCGGCTACGGCCTCACCTATTCGGTGATCAACGGCCTGGCGGCCAACGAAGCACCGCCGGGCACCATGCCGCAGGCGTTGCTGCTGTTCAGCCTGGCGTACTTCATCGGCGTGTTCGGCTTTCCGCTGCTGGCAGGCAAGATCATCGTCGAGCGGGGCATGCCGGCCCTGCTGCTGACGGTCCTGGCGGTGGCGGCGCAGAACTGGCTGATCACCGTCGCCCGGCTGCTGTGGCGGCGGTCACGGGAGCGCGCTGCGCAAGCGGCCTAG
- a CDS encoding HD domain-containing protein: MNNLAFSPLAPLAAQLLPHALEPSEDGAHDLSHLQRVWHNARTLQAEESGDLRVLLAAVMLHDCVAVEKNSPMRAQASRLAAAKAATVLTTLDWPQAEIDAVGHAIEAHSFSAGIEPLTLEAKILQDADRLDSLGMLGVARTFYTAGRMGSALYDPLDPEAKGRDYDDSRFCLDHFQTKLLNLAAGFRTVAGQRLAQLRHQRLKQFLERFKEEIGIA; this comes from the coding sequence ATGAACAATCTCGCCTTTTCCCCTTTGGCGCCGCTCGCCGCCCAACTGCTGCCCCACGCCCTGGAGCCCTCGGAAGACGGTGCCCACGACCTGTCGCACCTGCAGCGGGTATGGCACAACGCGCGAACCCTGCAGGCCGAGGAAAGCGGGGATCTGCGGGTGCTGCTGGCGGCGGTGATGCTGCACGACTGCGTGGCCGTGGAGAAGAACTCGCCAATGCGTGCGCAGGCATCGCGCCTGGCGGCGGCGAAGGCCGCAACGGTCTTGACAACGCTCGATTGGCCCCAAGCCGAGATCGACGCCGTGGGCCATGCCATCGAGGCCCACAGCTTTTCCGCAGGCATCGAGCCGCTGACGCTGGAGGCCAAAATCCTGCAGGACGCCGACCGGCTCGATTCGCTGGGCATGCTCGGCGTCGCCCGCACGTTCTATACCGCCGGGCGCATGGGCAGCGCGCTGTACGATCCGCTCGACCCCGAAGCCAAAGGCCGGGACTACGACGACAGTCGCTTCTGCCTCGACCACTTCCAGACCAAGCTGCTGAACCTGGCCGCCGGTTTTCGCACCGTGGCCGGCCAGCGCCTTGCGCAGTTGCGCCATCAGCGCCTGAAGCAATTCCTGGAGCGGTTCAAGGAAGAGATCGGCATCGCCTGA
- a CDS encoding GNAT family N-acetyltransferase has translation MTIEIRPATPSDAPQILAFITELADFEKARHEVIASVADIERSLFSEGATAHGLICLRDGLPIGFAVFFFSYSTWLGSNCLYLEDLYITPEQRGGGAGKTLLRHLAKIACANDCGRFEWSVLDWNTPAIEFYKSLGAQPQEEWVRYRMDGKVLREFAEG, from the coding sequence ATGACGATCGAGATCCGCCCGGCGACCCCCAGCGATGCACCGCAAATCCTCGCGTTCATCACGGAACTCGCCGATTTCGAAAAGGCCCGCCACGAAGTCATCGCCAGCGTCGCCGACATCGAGCGCAGCCTGTTCAGCGAAGGCGCCACCGCCCACGGCCTGATCTGCCTGCGCGACGGCCTGCCCATCGGGTTCGCGGTGTTCTTCTTCAGCTATTCGACTTGGCTTGGCAGCAACTGCCTGTACCTCGAAGACCTCTACATCACCCCGGAGCAGCGCGGCGGCGGCGCCGGCAAGACCCTGCTGCGCCACCTCGCCAAGATCGCTTGCGCCAATGACTGCGGCCGCTTCGAGTGGAGCGTGCTGGACTGGAACACCCCGGCCATCGAATTCTACAAATCCCTCGGCGCCCAGCCCCAGGAAGAGTGGGTGCGCTACCGCATGGACGGCAAGGTGTTGCGGGAGTTTGCCGAGGGCTGA
- a CDS encoding PAAR domain-containing protein, which yields MSGKPAARVSDPTACPLPGHGNNPIVSGSPNVFFDGLPAARMTDKSACGSPITGGVSATVFINGLNAATLDSTGGHGNVVVGGSGTVIIGQSGGGAAFSGLLPMPVHFNDRMQVVNEITGEPMPNHPYAIQRGDGSVEHGVTNEAGFTHMVSSHLRETIKLFVE from the coding sequence TTGAGTGGAAAACCCGCCGCCCGCGTCTCAGACCCGACCGCGTGCCCTTTGCCTGGCCATGGCAACAACCCGATCGTCTCCGGCTCCCCGAACGTGTTCTTCGACGGCCTCCCGGCCGCGCGCATGACCGACAAATCCGCTTGCGGCAGTCCGATCACCGGCGGCGTCTCCGCCACCGTATTCATCAACGGCCTGAACGCCGCGACGCTCGACAGCACCGGAGGCCACGGCAATGTCGTGGTGGGCGGTTCCGGGACGGTGATTATCGGGCAGAGCGGAGGAGGGGCGGCGTTCAGTGGGTTGTTGCCGATGCCGGTGCATTTCAATGACCGGATGCAGGTGGTCAATGAAATCACCGGCGAACCGATGCCAAATCACCCTTATGCGATTCAGCGTGGTGATGGGAGCGTAGAACATGGCGTAACGAATGAGGCGGGCTTCACCCATATGGTGAGTTCGCATCTGCGTGAAACCATCAAGTTGTTTGTGGAGTAG
- a CDS encoding alpha/beta fold hydrolase has product MAAENPALKGCQRLVVAHDLTCKTDGTVKQATVAPKKIVLFFVGGAGDKESYYGTGPNNNVADVLRIFVKNMEVEGICADNYDAHHIGYNYFFNDEDLKKNVLDKIADMTTPVYIVGHSLGGWNGAHLSAVLTDRGYRVSFLATLDPVGEGKIVWGISNIYRQEPKPKAEYWVNVRADAKDWNFSDLVADFGEQWDMKSGPNMNGRVDVNHADAGYIYTRALPSGKSARDVLMQSVVKHFKGRQCA; this is encoded by the coding sequence ATGGCAGCTGAAAATCCTGCGCTGAAAGGGTGTCAAAGGCTGGTCGTGGCCCATGACTTGACTTGCAAAACTGATGGGACTGTAAAGCAGGCGACGGTTGCTCCCAAGAAAATTGTTCTCTTTTTCGTGGGCGGTGCTGGAGATAAAGAAAGCTATTATGGTACAGGGCCGAATAATAACGTTGCCGATGTGCTAAGAATATTTGTGAAGAATATGGAAGTTGAGGGGATTTGCGCAGATAACTATGATGCGCATCATATTGGCTATAACTATTTTTTCAATGATGAAGACCTGAAAAAAAATGTGCTAGATAAGATTGCTGACATGACGACACCCGTATACATAGTTGGGCATAGCCTTGGGGGCTGGAATGGTGCACATTTGTCCGCTGTTTTGACGGATAGGGGGTATCGAGTTTCGTTTCTAGCCACACTTGATCCAGTAGGTGAAGGAAAGATTGTGTGGGGGATATCCAATATCTATCGTCAGGAGCCGAAGCCGAAGGCCGAGTACTGGGTAAATGTCAGGGCCGACGCGAAAGACTGGAACTTTTCTGATCTGGTGGCTGATTTCGGGGAGCAATGGGATATGAAAAGCGGGCCCAATATGAACGGAAGGGTAGATGTAAATCACGCCGATGCTGGGTATATATATACAAGGGCACTGCCGAGTGGGAAGTCAGCTAGAGATGTTTTGATGCAGTCTGTTGTCAAACATTTTAAAGGAAGACAGTGTGCGTAA
- a CDS encoding 2-dehydro-3-deoxygalactonokinase, giving the protein MLAQLIALDWGTTSLRAYKLGPDGQVLEQRSLSFGIMQLPKTARVIHGRECADGFELAFDEACGDWLDAQPGLPVIACGMVGSAQGWCEAAYRETPADVADLGHSLQTVRSLRGVDVQIVPGVIQRSRLPNVMRGEETQVLGALQNLAPGAGGDLLIGLPGSHSKWVEVAGGCITRFDTFMTGEVFAVLSEHSILGRTQQHGAAFDGQAFDRGVQVALSAEGQIGVLSTLFSARSLGLTGELGAAAQPDYLSGLLIGHELAALAQVQRQRRHSVHLPSIVLIGNGALCARYGRALDACGFARVTLAEQATERGLWQLALAAGLIVSPSR; this is encoded by the coding sequence ATGCTGGCGCAATTGATCGCCCTCGATTGGGGGACGACCTCCCTACGTGCTTACAAACTCGGGCCGGACGGCCAGGTGCTGGAGCAGCGGTCGCTGTCGTTCGGGATCATGCAGTTGCCGAAGACGGCGCGGGTCATCCATGGTCGCGAATGCGCCGACGGTTTTGAGCTGGCGTTCGATGAGGCCTGCGGCGACTGGCTCGATGCGCAGCCCGGTCTGCCGGTGATCGCCTGCGGCATGGTCGGCAGCGCCCAGGGCTGGTGCGAGGCGGCCTACCGCGAGACGCCGGCCGACGTCGCCGACCTCGGCCATTCCCTGCAAACGGTGCGCAGCCTGCGTGGTGTCGATGTGCAGATCGTGCCGGGGGTGATCCAGCGTTCGCGCCTGCCGAACGTGATGCGCGGTGAAGAAACCCAGGTGCTCGGCGCGCTGCAGAACCTGGCGCCGGGGGCGGGCGGCGATCTGTTGATCGGCCTGCCGGGCAGCCATTCGAAATGGGTGGAGGTGGCCGGAGGCTGCATCACCCGCTTCGACACCTTCATGACCGGCGAAGTGTTCGCCGTGCTCAGCGAGCACAGCATTCTCGGGCGGACCCAGCAGCACGGCGCAGCCTTCGACGGCCAGGCGTTCGACCGGGGCGTGCAGGTGGCACTGTCGGCGGAAGGTCAGATCGGCGTGCTCTCCACCCTGTTCAGCGCCCGCAGCCTGGGCCTCACCGGCGAACTCGGCGCCGCCGCGCAACCTGACTATCTCTCCGGCCTGCTGATCGGCCATGAGCTGGCGGCCCTCGCCCAGGTGCAGCGGCAGCGGCGACACAGCGTGCACCTGCCTTCGATCGTCCTCATCGGCAACGGGGCTCTGTGCGCCCGTTACGGCCGGGCCCTCGACGCCTGCGGCTTCGCCCGCGTGACGCTGGCCGAGCAGGCCACCGAGCGCGGCCTGTGGCAACTGGCGCTGGCCGCCGGACTGATCGTTTCCCCATCCCGTTAA
- a CDS encoding 2-dehydro-3-deoxy-6-phosphogalactonate aldolase — MLKQALAQNGLIAILRGLHPQEAAAIGDVLYAAGFRVIEVPLNSPSPYDSIRILRQALPADCLIGAGTVLTPEQVERVKAAGGQVIVMPHSDAKVLRAAKAAGLYLSPGVATPTEAFAALEEGADILKLFPAEQMGPAVVKAWLAVLPVGTVLAPVGGITPDNMQAFIDAGAKGFGLGSGLFKPGMTPEQVAASAKAYVAAWNALH; from the coding sequence ATGCTCAAGCAAGCATTGGCGCAAAACGGTCTGATCGCGATCCTGCGCGGCCTGCACCCGCAGGAAGCGGCCGCGATCGGAGATGTCCTGTATGCGGCCGGATTTCGCGTCATCGAAGTGCCGCTCAATTCCCCTTCGCCGTACGACAGCATTCGCATCCTGCGTCAGGCGTTGCCCGCCGACTGCCTGATCGGCGCCGGCACGGTGCTGACCCCGGAGCAGGTGGAGCGGGTCAAGGCGGCCGGCGGTCAGGTGATCGTCATGCCCCACAGCGACGCGAAAGTGTTGCGGGCGGCGAAGGCGGCGGGGCTGTACCTGTCGCCGGGCGTGGCCACGCCGACCGAAGCCTTCGCGGCATTGGAGGAGGGTGCGGACATTCTCAAGCTGTTCCCGGCCGAGCAGATGGGGCCTGCGGTGGTGAAAGCCTGGCTGGCGGTGCTGCCGGTCGGAACGGTGCTGGCGCCGGTCGGCGGCATCACCCCGGACAACATGCAAGCGTTCATCGACGCCGGCGCCAAAGGCTTCGGCCTGGGCTCCGGCCTGTTCAAGCCCGGCATGACCCCGGAGCAGGTGGCGGCCAGCGCCAAGGCCTACGTCGCTGCCTGGAACGCCCTTCATTAA
- the dgoD gene encoding galactonate dehydratase: MKITRLTTFIVPPRWCFLKVETDEGVTGWGEPVVEGRAHTVAAAVEELSDYLIGKDPRNIEDIWTVLYRGGFYRGGAVHMSALAGIDQALWDIKGKALGVSVSDLLGGQVRDKIRVYSWIGGDRPADTARAAKEAVGRGFTAVKMNGTEELQFLDTFDKVDQALANVAAVRDAVGPNVGIGVDFHGRVHKPMAKVLMKELDPFKLMFIEEPVLSENYEALKELAPLTSTPIALGERLFSRWDFKRVLSEGYVDIIQPDASHAGGITETRKIANMAEAYDVALALHCPLGPIALAACLQLDAACYNAFIQEQSLGIHYNESNDLLDYVKDARVFDYDQGFVKIPNGPGLGIEINEDYVIERAAVGHRWRNPVWRHADGSFAEW; encoded by the coding sequence ATGAAAATCACCCGACTCACCACCTTCATCGTCCCGCCGCGCTGGTGCTTCCTCAAGGTCGAGACCGACGAGGGCGTCACCGGTTGGGGCGAGCCTGTGGTCGAAGGGCGCGCCCACACCGTCGCCGCTGCCGTCGAGGAATTGTCCGACTACCTGATCGGCAAGGACCCACGCAACATCGAGGATATCTGGACGGTGCTCTACCGCGGCGGCTTCTACCGCGGCGGCGCCGTGCACATGAGCGCCCTGGCCGGCATCGACCAGGCGCTGTGGGACATCAAGGGCAAGGCCCTCGGGGTGTCGGTCAGCGACCTGCTCGGCGGCCAGGTGCGGGACAAGATCCGCGTGTACTCGTGGATCGGCGGCGACCGCCCGGCGGACACCGCGCGGGCGGCGAAAGAGGCGGTGGGCCGCGGCTTCACGGCGGTGAAGATGAACGGCACCGAAGAGCTGCAGTTCCTCGACACCTTCGACAAGGTCGACCAGGCCCTGGCCAACGTGGCGGCCGTGCGCGACGCGGTGGGGCCGAACGTCGGCATCGGCGTGGACTTCCATGGCCGGGTGCACAAGCCCATGGCCAAGGTGCTGATGAAGGAGCTCGACCCGTTCAAGCTGATGTTCATCGAAGAGCCGGTGCTCAGCGAGAACTATGAAGCGCTCAAGGAGCTCGCGCCGCTGACCAGCACCCCGATCGCCCTCGGCGAGCGGCTGTTTTCCCGCTGGGACTTCAAGCGCGTGCTGAGCGAAGGCTACGTCGATATCATCCAGCCGGATGCGTCACACGCCGGCGGCATCACCGAAACCCGCAAGATCGCCAACATGGCCGAAGCCTACGACGTGGCGCTGGCCCTGCACTGCCCGCTGGGGCCGATTGCGCTGGCGGCGTGCCTGCAACTGGACGCGGCCTGCTACAACGCGTTCATCCAGGAGCAAAGCCTGGGCATCCACTACAACGAGAGCAACGACCTGCTCGACTACGTGAAGGATGCGCGGGTGTTCGACTACGACCAAGGCTTCGTCAAGATCCCGAACGGGCCGGGGCTGGGGATCGAGATCAACGAGGACTACGTGATCGAGCGCGCCGCCGTAGGCCACCGCTGGCGCAACCCGGTGTGGCGCCATGCCGACGGCAGTTTCGCCGAGTGGTGA